A single region of the Chloroflexota bacterium genome encodes:
- a CDS encoding flavin reductase family protein — translation MDEAAKKTVLRMIPYGMFVLTSRNKDGSDVSTGTVNWVTQASFQPPLVAVGVKGDSSTHAHIKESGVFAINVVGKDQVNMAFTFFKTQKPQGDTLGGEKFEKGKGTGCALLLSSPSWWECKVVGELAKGDHTLFLAQVVEAGVRREDQTILMRDHKLNYGG, via the coding sequence GTGGACGAAGCAGCCAAGAAGACCGTATTGCGCATGATCCCCTACGGCATGTTTGTGCTGACCAGCCGCAACAAAGACGGCAGCGATGTCAGCACAGGCACCGTCAACTGGGTCACCCAGGCGTCCTTCCAGCCGCCCCTGGTGGCCGTCGGCGTGAAGGGCGATTCTTCCACCCACGCGCACATCAAAGAGTCGGGCGTCTTCGCCATCAACGTCGTCGGCAAGGACCAAGTGAACATGGCCTTCACCTTCTTCAAGACGCAAAAGCCCCAGGGCGATACGCTGGGCGGCGAAAAGTTCGAGAAGGGCAAAGGCACGGGCTGCGCCCTCCTCCTCAGCTCGCCCTCCTGGTGGGAGTGCAAGGTGGTGGGCGAACTGGCCAAGGGCGACCACACCCTTTTCCTGGCGCAGGTGGTGGAGGCGGGCGTCCGCCGCGAGGACCAGACGATCCTCATGCGCGACCACAAACTGAACTACGGCGGCTAG